The Bacteroidota bacterium genome includes a window with the following:
- the lpdA gene encoding dihydrolipoyl dehydrogenase, which translates to MIKTQLLVIGAGPGGYAAAFAAADMGMEVTLVDLDKNPGGVCLFRGCIPSKALLHVAKLINETKEAKHWGVDFGEPKINLDQLREFKNKVVGKMTGGLGQLAKQRKINFVQGRATFTSSRSVKVDLNDGGKDEIHFEKAIIAIGSEIITIPAFNIKSNRLLNSTSALDLPAIPEKMLVIGGGYIGLELGSVYAALGTKVSVVEMTNGLLPGADRDMVNFLSQMLKKKFEAIMLESRVMKLEPVENGINVTIQDKTGADRVEFYDYVLASIGRRPNTAGLGLENTKVELTPRGHIKVDNTLKTTDQYIYAIGDIAGDPMLAHKASHEARVAVEAIAGHRVAFEPAAIPAVVFTDPEIAWAGITETEAREKGIKHEVAKFPWAASGRATTLDRFDGVTKLVVDPDTQRILGVGICGPGAGELIAEGTLAIEMGANVTDLKMTIHPHPTLSETVMEAAEVFFGESVHLYRPKKKS; encoded by the coding sequence ATGATAAAAACACAATTATTGGTGATTGGTGCCGGTCCCGGTGGATATGCTGCCGCTTTTGCCGCAGCAGATATGGGAATGGAAGTAACGCTTGTTGATCTGGATAAAAATCCGGGTGGAGTGTGTCTCTTCAGAGGTTGTATCCCATCGAAGGCACTTCTTCATGTTGCAAAACTGATAAACGAGACGAAGGAAGCAAAGCACTGGGGTGTCGATTTTGGCGAACCAAAAATAAACCTTGATCAGCTTCGTGAATTCAAAAATAAAGTAGTCGGCAAGATGACCGGTGGACTTGGTCAGCTTGCAAAACAGCGCAAGATCAATTTTGTTCAGGGAAGGGCTACATTTACTTCTTCCCGCTCGGTAAAAGTTGATCTTAACGATGGAGGCAAGGATGAAATTCACTTCGAAAAAGCGATTATTGCAATCGGTTCCGAGATCATAACGATACCTGCTTTCAATATAAAAAGCAACAGGCTGTTGAATTCCACTTCTGCACTCGATCTTCCTGCAATTCCTGAAAAGATGCTGGTAATTGGTGGCGGATACATAGGACTTGAGCTTGGATCTGTTTATGCAGCACTCGGGACAAAGGTCTCTGTAGTGGAAATGACAAACGGACTTCTGCCAGGTGCCGACCGTGATATGGTGAACTTCCTCTCTCAGATGTTGAAGAAAAAGTTCGAGGCGATAATGCTTGAGTCACGGGTAATGAAGCTTGAACCTGTCGAAAACGGAATTAATGTTACAATTCAGGATAAAACAGGTGCTGACAGAGTGGAATTCTACGATTATGTACTTGCATCGATCGGAAGAAGACCTAATACTGCCGGACTTGGTCTGGAGAACACAAAGGTTGAACTTACACCCCGCGGGCACATCAAAGTTGATAATACTCTGAAGACCACTGATCAGTACATTTATGCAATCGGTGATATTGCAGGTGATCCCATGCTCGCGCACAAAGCTTCACACGAAGCCCGTGTGGCGGTGGAGGCTATCGCCGGTCATCGTGTGGCATTCGAACCTGCGGCAATTCCCGCCGTGGTTTTCACAGATCCCGAAATTGCCTGGGCAGGAATCACAGAAACTGAAGCCCGTGAAAAGGGAATCAAGCACGAAGTTGCTAAATTTCCATGGGCAGCTTCCGGCAGAGCGACCACCCTTGACAGATTCGATGGTGTCACAAAGCTTGTTGTCGATCCCGATACTCAAAGAATTCTCGGAGTGGGAATTTGTGGTCCCGGCGCTGGTGAACTAATCGCCGAAGGCACACTTGCCATCGAGATGGGTGCAAATGTTACCGACCTCAAAATGACCATTCATCCTCATCCCACACTTTCAGAAACCGTGATGGAAGCCGCAGAAGTTTTCTTTGGCGAAAGTGTTCACCTCTACAGACCGAAGAAGAAAAGCTGA
- a CDS encoding transposase — translation MLSAIKFLDDEKYDLLTAVVMPDHIHLLIIPLPKNDDAEFSLSEIMQSIKSFTAHRCKKKLWQHESFDKTVRNNDEFVTFASYIYNNPMKKGLVVEGEDYKWFYVFNNP, via the coding sequence GTGCTTTCAGCAATAAAATTCCTCGATGATGAAAAATACGATCTTTTAACAGCAGTTGTGATGCCGGATCATATACACCTCCTGATAATTCCACTTCCTAAAAATGACGATGCGGAATTTTCCCTTTCTGAAATAATGCAAAGCATAAAAAGTTTCACAGCCCATCGGTGCAAAAAGAAGCTTTGGCAGCATGAATCTTTTGACAAGACTGTAAGAAACAACGATGAATTTGTAACATTTGCGAGCTATATCTATAATAATCCCATGAAAAAAGGGCTGGTGGTAGAGGGTGAGGATTACAAATGGTTTTATGTT